One segment of Cryptococcus neoformans var. grubii H99 chromosome 2, complete sequence DNA contains the following:
- a CDS encoding LIM domain containing protein, producing the protein MSLLAPSRPQDSERTSVVLPTVTCSTCAAHIALSSLGDHVCESLPVPRTPSHPSQLPIPQSSSPQSRYRPSRQGPSPVSIRPPFAGPSSAHPSPTDFGPPRRPSPHSLTPSSRSPSNYPTGFSPQLKTNSPTNPFFPNSAGSYSSSASMESMQMPDTTSGGESGMAGVGRRAFAAAAWGVRAGVALAASARQQAALQQTAASSQPSFQPTSWQNPPQIRPELHHSHTAPLQPSPPTRSLIPSSPPQRSQSAMSQRSASDTQPIRKQSTSSTSSSRVGDSLSEMLTGSVKPSTKRDFFEKVKELDRSNSLMNRSTNSTTNSGDRKVVSSPIGTTFELDDDFEDQPSALPWASPEMDQMSHLHIDTKISPAVSRVHQRNPTASSEVSTNSSTSSKSGRYGGTSGPESEEVVTPSQSFEGMADRVDGTFRIDILQQIEEDENEGREVFGSSLEKNHVEKKDRESRLPLSDSASPTSRILAFAEQSIPAHNSSESFTHRRASSEKTSNYSQHSSSAITSVRRKKTCQKCGTVVGGPKRFVERDGVVLCEQDWKKLYLPSCRKCKLPIEKSAVSSSDGQLKGKWHRACFTCTKCDKPFEGDDFYVLGGKPWCQYHYHEENGTLCSLHSCRQPIEGVCIVLAGRNPQRYHPGHFKCDHRGGASGAQTCRESMDEYYEVDEGRYCERHVGEAVRQGGRNGAIKAEKRRTRLIDLPAT; encoded by the exons ATGTCTCTGCTTGCCCCTAGCAGGCCTCAAGACTCTGAGCGTACCTCAGTCGTTCTTCCCACTGTTACATGCTCAACATGTGCAGCACACATTGCTCTTTCGTCTCTTGGCGACCATGTTTGTGAGAGCCTTCCAGTTCCACGGactccttctcatccttcccaaTTGCCCATCCCTCAATCATCTTCGCCGCAATCGCGATATAGACCGTCTAGACAGGGACCATCACCAGTTTCTATACGACCTCCATTCGCTGGCCCTTCTAGCGCACATCCTTCGCCTACAGACTTTGGGCCTCCCCGTCGACCGTCACCCCACAGTCTTACTCCATCAAGCCGCTCTCCCAGTAATTACCCAACGGGCTTTTCTCCACAGTTGAAAACAAATTCTCCTACCaaccccttctttcctaaCTCTGCGGGATCCTACAGTTCGAGTGCGTCGATGGAAAGCATGCAAATGCCGGATACTACTAGTGGAGGAGAGTCTGGGATGGCAGGTgtaggaagaagagcttttGCTGCAGCTGCTTGGGGTGTACGTGCAGGCGTTGCATTAGCTGCTTCTGCTAGGCAGCAAGCAGCACTTCAGCAAACTgccgcctcttctcaaccGTCTTTTCAGCCTACCTCCTGGCAGAATCCACCACAGATTCGGCCAGAGTTACACCACTCACACACCGCTCCTCTTCAgccctctcctccaactCGTTCTCTCATCCCAAGTTCGCCTCCTCAAAGATCACAGTCTGCGATGAGTCAGCGTTCCGCCTCTGACACCCAGCCTATTCGTAAACAATCTACGTCTTCTACATCCAGTAGCAGGGTGGGAGATAGTCTCTCAGAAATGTTGACCGGCTCCGTTAAGCCCAGTACCAAGCGGGATTTCTTCGAAAAGGTCAAGGAGCTAGACCGAAGCAACAGTCTGATGAATCGTAGTACAAACAGCACGACCAACTCAGGTGACAGAAAAGTGGTGTCTAGCCCCATCGGTACGACATTtgaattggatgatgattttGAAGATCAGCCATCGGCTCTACCTTGGGCGTCTCCCGAAATGGACCAGATGTCCCACCTACACATCGATACCAAAATCTCTCCTGCTGTCTCGCGGGTGCATCAGCGAAACCCTACCGCTAGCAGCGAAGTCTCGACCAACTCCTCCACGTCTTCAAAATCCGGGAGATATGGAGGCACTAGCGGCCCGGAGAGCGAGGAAGTCGTCACTCCTAGCCAAAGTTTTGAGGGCATGGCAGACCGAGTCGACGGGACTTTCAGAATAGATATTTTACAGCAaattgaggaggatgaaaatgagggaagagaagtgTTTGGCTCATCTTTGGAGAAGAACCACgtcgaaaaaaaggaccGAGAAAGCCGCCTGCCACTTTCAGACTCGGCGTCGCCCACTTCCCGTATACTTGCCTTCGCTGAACAAAGTATCCCTGCCCATAATTCTTCTGAAAGCTTTACTCATCGTCGAGCATCTAGCGAAAAGACCTCCAACTACTCTCAGCATTCGTCGAGTGCCATTACTTCTGTGCGTCGTAAGAAGACTTGCCAAAAGTGTGGCACCGTGGTTGGTGGGCCGAAACGATTTGTTGAGCGGGATGGTGTGGTCCTTTGCGAGCAAGATTGGAAAAAGCTATACCTGCCTTCTTGCCGAAAATGTAAACTCCCTATCGAGAAGTCTGCAGTATCAAGTTCAGACGGTCAGTTGAAAGGCAAATGGCACAGAGCCTGCTTCACCTGCACAAAATGTGACAAACCATTTGAAGGTGATGACTTCTACGTATTGGGTGGGAAACCCTGGTGCCAGTACCATTACCATGAGGAAAA TGGTACTCTTTGCTCGTTACATTCATGCCGACAACCAATCGAGGGTGTTTGTATTGTTTTGGCAGGACGTAACCCTCAACGATATCATCCAGGACACTTCAAATGCGACCATCGAGGTGGTGCATCTGGTGCTCAAACGTGTCGAGAGTCGATGGATGAATACTATGAAGTTGACGAGGGGCGTTATTGTGAAAGACACGTAGGCGAGGCTGTACGCCAGGGGGGAAGAAACGGTGCTATAAAAGCTGAGAAAAGGCGGACAAGATTGATCGACCTGCCTGCCACATAA